The nucleotide sequence TTCCCGCACCGCCCGACGCATGGCCACGTTGGCGGCCAATTTTTCGGCCTGAAGCTCGGGATAGCCGCCGCCGAAATACAGCCCCCCAACGCCCTCGGGTAGCCCGGTGTCGTCCAAGGGCGAAAACGGCACGATCCTGGCCCCTGCCGCCTCCAGCAACCGCAAATTCTCGCCATAATAAAACGAGAACGCCTTATCGCAAGCGACGCCTACGGCGATGCCGGGCTCTGCCCGGACCCGCACGGGCGCTGCCCGTGACCCGCCGGGGGGGATCATCCCCCCCGGACCCCCTGGATGGGGGGTGGGGTCGGGCTGGCGGGGGTGGGGTTCGATACCGTGAAAAAATGAGAGGTCGAGGGAAGCTTCGAGCCAGTCGGCCAGGGCGTCGAGGCGGGGCAGGAGATCGGGACTGTCCTCGGCCGTGACCAAGCCCAGGTGGCGCGACGGGGCGGCAATGGCCGAACAACGGGGCAGCACGCCCCACAGCGGAATATCCGGCAGGGCGGCCCGGAAGGCTTCGGCTAAAAGCGCGGCGTGGGAAGGGCTGCCGGCGTTGTTCAGCGCCACACCGCAAAACCGCAGCCGTGGGTCGAAGCGGATAAAGCCCTGGGCCAGGGCGGCCACCGACCGAGCCATGGAGGCGGCGTCGATGACCAGCAGCACCGGCAGATCGAGGAGCTTGGCCAGCTCCGCCGTGCTGCCGGTTTCCTCGGTGGCGGAAAAACCGTCGAAAAGCCCCATGACGCCCTCGACCACCACGGCGTCGACCCCGGCCGTCTGACGTTTGTAGATGTCGGCAACGCCGGAAGCGCCGCACATCCAGGCGTCGAGGTTGTGGCTTGTCCGGCCGGCGGCCAGGGCGTGGTGGCCGGGATCAATGAAGTCCGGCCCGGCCTTGAAGGGCGCGACGATATGCCCTCGCCGGGCAAGGGCGCGCATGAGGCCCAGGGCCACCGAGGTCTTGCCGCAACCGCTTTTGACGCCGGCCACGACCAGCGCCGGCACAGTGTCGTGCGTCATGCCGCTATTCTCCATGCGGGGGGTCTGGGGGCCTCAGGCCCCCAGCCGCCGGAGGCTCTTACCCTCTTAACCATTGCACCCACACTTTGCGTGTTCGGGGGCCGTCCCATTCGCAGAGGTAGACGCCTTGCCAGGTGCCCAGTTGCAGGCGGCCGCTCGAGACGATCAGCGTCAGCGATGGCCCGACCAGGGTGGTCTTGACGTGGGCGTCGCTGTTGCCTTCGGCGTGGCGGTAGCCGGCCTCTCGGGGGATGAGTCGGTTCATGGCCATCACCATGTCCGTGGCCACGTCGGGGTCGGCGTCTTCGTTGACGGTCAGCCCGGCCGTGGTGTGGGGGCAAAAGACCACCACGGCCCCGTCCTGCCAGCCTTTGGCGGCGATGAGGTCAGTGAGCGCAGGGGTGATGCGCACCAGGGCTTCGCGGCGCGGGGTGCGCAGTTCCAGGGTTTCCATGGGCGG is from Solidesulfovibrio magneticus RS-1 and encodes:
- a CDS encoding cobyrinate a,c-diamide synthase, with product MTHDTVPALVVAGVKSGCGKTSVALGLMRALARRGHIVAPFKAGPDFIDPGHHALAAGRTSHNLDAWMCGASGVADIYKRQTAGVDAVVVEGVMGLFDGFSATEETGSTAELAKLLDLPVLLVIDAASMARSVAALAQGFIRFDPRLRFCGVALNNAGSPSHAALLAEAFRAALPDIPLWGVLPRCSAIAAPSRHLGLVTAEDSPDLLPRLDALADWLEASLDLSFFHGIEPHPRQPDPTPHPGGPGGMIPPGGSRAAPVRVRAEPGIAVGVACDKAFSFYYGENLRLLEAAGARIVPFSPLDDTGLPEGVGGLYFGGGYPELQAEKLAANVAMRRAVREFCAAGRPVYAECGGFMYLMESLVDLGGKSHALCGVFPMTAVMGGRFAALGYREVTTRAASCLGPAGTVLRGHEFHYSRLAAVPDGLPAIYAMTGRGGFVAGPEGFVAGRTLGSYVHLHFGSNPAAAAAFVAACAEGT
- a CDS encoding secondary thiamine-phosphate synthase enzyme YjbQ, which encodes METLELRTPRREALVRITPALTDLIAAKGWQDGAVVVFCPHTTAGLTVNEDADPDVATDMVMAMNRLIPREAGYRHAEGNSDAHVKTTLVGPSLTLIVSSGRLQLGTWQGVYLCEWDGPRTRKVWVQWLRG